A section of the Roseivirga sp. BDSF3-8 genome encodes:
- a CDS encoding TetR/AcrR family transcriptional regulator has translation MTNRLDRKKVILQGARELFYKNGFSQVSMDELARHLGMSKKTLYNYFDSKEVLLHTIIIELKNDLSAGVDRLLMDETLEFPDKIRQIFAFVGTKLSAFSQNFLLDLKRTSPQVWAMVEDYRREAAFLRFNRLLEQGINKGYIRKEVNKTLAVMLYAAAIETILNPEFRKLVPEQMEEEIPDKPAEVFDGLVSIILDGAMAR, from the coding sequence ATGACTAATCGACTCGACAGAAAGAAAGTAATCCTGCAGGGAGCGCGTGAGCTTTTCTATAAAAATGGCTTTAGCCAGGTTTCAATGGATGAGCTTGCCCGTCATCTGGGGATGAGCAAGAAAACCCTTTACAACTATTTCGATAGTAAAGAGGTGCTCCTGCATACTATCATCATTGAGCTTAAAAACGATCTTTCTGCAGGGGTAGATCGCTTGTTGATGGATGAGACGCTGGAGTTTCCCGATAAGATTAGGCAAATATTTGCATTTGTTGGCACAAAACTAAGTGCTTTCAGTCAGAATTTTTTGTTGGATCTTAAGCGCACCTCGCCCCAGGTATGGGCTATGGTGGAAGATTACCGGCGGGAAGCAGCTTTCCTGAGGTTTAATCGTCTTCTGGAGCAGGGAATCAACAAGGGGTATATCCGTAAGGAAGTGAATAAAACGCTGGCTGTCATGCTATACGCAGCAGCCATTGAAACAATTCTCAATCCTGAATTCAGGAAATTAGTGCCTGAGCAAATGGAGGAGGAAATTCCTGATAAACCTGCCGAGGTATTTGACGGGCTGGTGAGTATCATTCTCGACGGAGCAATGGCCAGGTAA
- a CDS encoding glycosyltransferase: MASDIASNNRRKGKKVLTKKEIAQSKLIEVAWEVCNQVGGIYTVIRSKVPVIRERWGNNYVLVGPLVHPHVSSEFEPIDEPDDALGAAVKKLRKEGVRIQYGIWLISGRPRVVLIDPASARDYLSDVKYLLWEHHGIPTPPDDKLIDGVVAFGHLVKRLLTYMVQDERCPRHVLAHFHEWMAATPIPDIRREKLPIKTIFTTHATMLGRYVAMNDPMFYQNLPFVDWEKEATHYNIMPQVQIERVAAADCHMCTTVSDVTAQECIYLLGRTPDAILPNGLNIERFEALHEVQNLHQAYKEKIHRFAMAYFFPSYSFDLDNTLYFFTSGRFEYKNKGFDMTLQALSKLNEKLKEDDSPLTIVMFFVTRQPYHSLNPEVLHSRALMEELRQTCSAIEKEVGKKLFYTAAGSTNHKLPELSDFVEDYWKLRYRRTLQSWKSDKLPPIVTHNLMDDQQDEILNALREFNLLNFKEDNVKVVYHPDFVSASSPLWGIDYGQFVRGCHLGIFPSYYEPWGYTPLECIARGVPAVTSDLSGFGDYVTRTIKDHDDSGLYVVRRHHQEYEKATDELADALYRFSQLNRRERIALRNKVEGNAIKFDWKALSKHYEAVYKQITLE, translated from the coding sequence ATGGCAAGCGATATAGCCTCTAATAACCGCCGAAAAGGCAAAAAAGTCCTCACCAAAAAAGAAATAGCCCAATCCAAACTGATAGAAGTAGCCTGGGAGGTATGCAACCAGGTAGGTGGCATTTACACCGTGATCAGATCTAAGGTACCTGTGATCCGTGAACGCTGGGGAAATAATTATGTACTGGTAGGGCCTTTAGTGCACCCTCATGTAAGCTCAGAGTTTGAGCCTATTGATGAACCAGATGATGCGCTGGGTGCTGCTGTGAAAAAGCTAAGGAAGGAAGGGGTCAGGATACAATACGGCATCTGGCTTATATCCGGTCGCCCGAGGGTGGTGCTTATTGATCCTGCGTCTGCCCGTGACTACCTGAGCGACGTCAAGTACCTGCTATGGGAGCACCATGGCATTCCCACCCCTCCGGATGACAAACTTATTGACGGGGTGGTTGCTTTCGGGCATCTGGTAAAACGATTGCTTACTTATATGGTACAGGACGAGCGGTGCCCACGCCATGTACTGGCACACTTTCATGAATGGATGGCGGCTACACCTATCCCGGATATCCGTCGTGAGAAATTACCTATAAAAACCATTTTTACTACTCATGCTACTATGCTGGGGCGTTACGTGGCCATGAATGACCCCATGTTTTACCAGAACCTTCCATTTGTAGACTGGGAAAAGGAAGCCACGCACTATAATATAATGCCTCAGGTACAAATAGAGCGGGTGGCCGCAGCCGACTGTCATATGTGCACAACTGTGAGCGATGTGACTGCCCAGGAATGTATATATCTTCTGGGAAGAACGCCGGACGCCATTCTACCCAATGGCCTTAATATCGAGCGATTTGAAGCACTGCATGAGGTGCAAAATCTTCACCAGGCGTACAAAGAAAAAATTCACCGCTTCGCGATGGCCTATTTTTTCCCGAGCTACAGCTTTGACCTGGATAATACGCTGTACTTCTTTACCAGTGGCCGGTTTGAGTATAAGAATAAGGGGTTTGATATGACTCTGCAGGCCTTATCAAAACTTAATGAAAAGTTGAAAGAGGATGACAGCCCGCTTACTATCGTCATGTTTTTTGTAACACGGCAGCCCTATCACTCTCTTAATCCGGAGGTACTTCACTCCAGGGCGCTGATGGAGGAGCTGCGCCAAACCTGCTCGGCCATAGAAAAGGAGGTGGGCAAGAAACTGTTCTATACGGCTGCGGGCAGCACAAATCATAAACTGCCAGAGCTGAGCGACTTTGTTGAGGACTACTGGAAACTACGTTACCGCCGTACCCTACAAAGCTGGAAAAGTGATAAACTACCCCCAATCGTTACCCATAATCTGATGGATGACCAGCAGGACGAAATACTGAATGCGCTCAGGGAATTCAACCTTCTGAACTTTAAGGAGGATAATGTAAAGGTAGTCTACCATCCGGACTTCGTATCAGCCTCCAGCCCACTGTGGGGAATAGACTATGGTCAGTTTGTACGAGGGTGCCATCTGGGCATATTCCCAAGTTACTATGAACCCTGGGGTTATACGCCACTGGAGTGCATTGCCCGGGGAGTACCGGCTGTGACCAGTGATCTATCAGGTTTTGGCGATTATGTGACCAGGACCATCAAAGATCACGATGATAGCGGACTCTATGTGGTAAGGCGACACCATCAGGAATATGAAAAGGCTACTGATGAACTTGCTGATGCGCTGTACCGCTTTTCGCAATTGAACCGGCGGGAACGAATCGCTTTACGAAATAAGGTGGAAGGAAATGCGATTAAGTTTGACTGGAAAGCCTTATCCAAGCACTACGAGGCAGTTTATAAGCAAATAACATTAGAATAA
- a CDS encoding BlaI/MecI/CopY family transcriptional regulator: MTTKLTYPTESELEILQVLWQNGPNPVRFVNDKLNETRDTGYTTTLKMMQIMLEKGMLTRKGAGRQHIYEAVVREEETQQRLLDRFLDRAFGGSATKLVQALSQRRPDTDEVAEIRRILDQMEGGEK, from the coding sequence ATGACTACCAAACTAACCTATCCTACAGAATCTGAACTCGAGATTCTGCAGGTGCTGTGGCAAAACGGACCTAACCCGGTCCGTTTTGTTAACGACAAACTCAATGAGACCCGGGACACGGGTTACACCACAACCCTGAAAATGATGCAGATCATGCTAGAAAAGGGCATGCTTACGCGCAAAGGAGCTGGCAGACAGCATATTTACGAGGCAGTGGTTAGAGAAGAAGAAACACAGCAGCGGCTACTAGACCGCTTCCTGGACAGGGCCTTTGGCGGATCAGCCACCAAGCTGGTACAAGCTCTAAGTCAGCGCAGGCCGGACACTGATGAGGTAGCTGAAATACGCAGAATACTGGACCAGATGGAAGGAGGTGAGAAATGA
- a CDS encoding M56 family metallopeptidase codes for MNFIQQIFSDQLTYAVSNALLHSLWQGGLIAFGLALSLHFLRNQTARFRYRLITGALLFFFAGNIATGLYSYQAWSPAPELTVNPDRLIFTDMTPLEAGIVQNGLKSENSLVYAFSYALTLYRQSSSVVLAVWLIGMLLFSMKLSTGLAYTYRLRSSGIPNRVPEQWQKSARAMADRLGIRSKFDLAESGLADTPMVIGIIRPMILLPLGTFTGTEPAHLEAILAHELAHIHRRDYLVNLLMQVLESLYFYHPAVWFMLEIARTEREHCCDDIAVSLTGTPTHLVMALGKLGIQQSKPAKASLAMGFGQKRTPIADRMKRLLGQGNPSRYLGERLVAAVALIVTAGLLHVSAISGDNVPGDQMPVPPTPPEVPAAPGTPSSTAAHPLPESPALPQDTVHTPEGIRNVPEGMPAPPSPEALHLKIFDKLTDAMKEDGLINESEAYSITFNQNELIINGEKQPASVYRKYRNMYEKDMGKVKASGSFNWHINHDPEMKGASGAIPHSDQHRKAVEMAHQSREQRLAALEQAHHALELHRADSAEHSRVMKEAFREAEKHRAEAEKEMKRVLQDTAVWRERLKASEEAMKHIERFYADSSHMRQMFEESQLQALSEAHEQLEHMKDQFNFQEDHLQEMMEGMKMDFDIDLDSTYFESIRDAQKELQQSIEQLKKEIEEEQ; via the coding sequence ATGAACTTCATACAACAGATTTTCTCTGACCAACTGACTTATGCGGTTTCTAACGCGCTATTACACTCCTTGTGGCAGGGCGGCTTAATTGCCTTTGGCCTGGCTCTTTCTCTGCACTTTCTGAGAAATCAAACGGCCCGATTCAGGTACCGCCTCATTACTGGCGCACTCCTGTTCTTTTTTGCAGGTAACATCGCTACCGGACTATATTCCTACCAAGCGTGGAGCCCGGCTCCGGAGCTAACAGTAAACCCCGATCGCCTCATCTTTACAGATATGACTCCCCTGGAAGCGGGTATCGTGCAGAATGGACTGAAAAGTGAAAATAGCCTGGTCTATGCATTTTCTTATGCCCTGACTCTCTATCGACAATCATCATCGGTGGTATTGGCTGTTTGGCTCATAGGCATGCTGCTTTTTTCTATGAAACTATCTACTGGTCTGGCCTATACGTACAGGTTACGATCTTCGGGCATACCCAACCGGGTGCCTGAGCAGTGGCAGAAAAGTGCCCGGGCTATGGCAGATAGGCTGGGAATCAGGAGTAAGTTTGACCTGGCTGAATCCGGTCTTGCGGATACGCCCATGGTTATAGGCATTATACGCCCCATGATCCTGTTGCCCCTCGGCACGTTTACCGGTACTGAGCCTGCCCACCTGGAAGCCATACTGGCGCATGAGTTGGCCCATATTCATCGTCGTGATTACCTTGTAAACCTGTTGATGCAGGTGTTGGAATCACTTTACTTTTATCACCCGGCCGTATGGTTCATGCTTGAGATAGCCCGTACAGAAAGGGAGCACTGCTGCGATGATATTGCGGTAAGCCTTACGGGTACTCCTACTCACCTGGTAATGGCACTGGGCAAACTTGGCATACAGCAAAGTAAACCCGCCAAAGCTTCTCTCGCAATGGGGTTTGGTCAGAAGCGTACGCCTATTGCGGATCGAATGAAACGGCTGCTTGGTCAGGGTAACCCTTCGCGCTACCTGGGTGAAAGACTGGTGGCAGCGGTAGCACTGATTGTAACTGCAGGCCTGCTGCATGTAAGTGCTATCTCCGGTGACAATGTACCGGGAGACCAGATGCCGGTCCCTCCCACCCCTCCGGAAGTACCTGCGGCCCCGGGGACACCCTCATCAACGGCAGCACATCCTTTGCCTGAAAGCCCTGCCTTACCGCAGGACACGGTTCACACTCCCGAAGGTATACGGAACGTACCGGAAGGAATGCCTGCCCCCCCTTCCCCTGAGGCATTACACCTGAAGATATTTGATAAGCTTACTGACGCCATGAAAGAAGATGGGCTGATTAACGAATCAGAGGCTTATAGCATTACCTTCAACCAGAATGAGCTCATTATTAATGGGGAAAAACAGCCTGCCAGCGTTTACCGTAAGTACCGGAACATGTATGAAAAAGACATGGGTAAAGTGAAGGCAAGCGGCTCATTTAACTGGCACATCAATCATGACCCTGAAATGAAAGGAGCCTCCGGCGCTATCCCTCATTCGGATCAGCATCGCAAGGCTGTGGAAATGGCTCACCAATCACGGGAGCAAAGGCTAGCAGCCCTTGAGCAGGCGCACCATGCGCTTGAGCTTCACAGGGCTGATTCGGCCGAGCACAGTAGAGTCATGAAGGAGGCATTCAGAGAAGCAGAAAAGCACCGTGCAGAGGCCGAAAAAGAGATGAAGCGAGTGTTACAGGATACGGCTGTGTGGCGCGAACGCTTAAAAGCATCAGAAGAGGCTATGAAGCACATTGAGAGGTTTTATGCTGATTCCTCTCACATGAGGCAAATGTTTGAAGAGTCACAGTTACAGGCTTTAAGTGAAGCTCATGAGCAACTTGAACACATGAAAGACCAGTTCAATTTTCAGGAAGACCACCTTCAGGAAATGATGGAGGGTATGAAAATGGACTTCGATATAGACCTGGACAGTACCTACTTTGAAAGCATCCGTGACGCACAGAAAGAACTCCAACAATCAATCGAACAATTGAAAAAGGAGATCGAAGAGGAGCAATAA
- a CDS encoding HTTM domain-containing protein, with amino-acid sequence MTTDSLTRQNAGLLDRMLFTQTDNSPLVLFRMVFGFLLFLEAAGAMALGWVERVLIAPDFTFNYIGFEWIRPLPGYGMYIWFSAMALCALGIMLGYRYRISAIGYFVLWTGVYLMQKSSYNNHYYLMVLLTGFMTLMPANRVYSLDAKRNPDMKSNTCPRWCHFIFIVQVAIVYFYAAVHKLYPDWLQAMPMEIWFTSKARLPTVGPIYAERWFHYFISYGGILFDASIVPLLLYRRTRVLGFCLSLFFHLFNSITFGIGIFPYMAIALNVFFFNPETIRRVFFKKKEPVSTHSVAIPNYKPVLVTFLALYFVLQIFLPIRHVLFPGSVHWTEEGHRLAWQMMLRTKYGVIHFKVNMPSNGKSEIIDPREYLTNKQARKLATHPDMVYQFVQHLKKVYREKGYEEIEIYALSKASLNGRPLQEFVDSEVDLAKIEWNTFGHSEWLKPLEE; translated from the coding sequence ATGACTACAGATTCGCTTACCCGACAGAATGCCGGCCTGCTGGACCGGATGCTTTTTACTCAGACAGATAACAGTCCGCTGGTCCTTTTCCGCATGGTCTTTGGCTTTTTGCTCTTTCTGGAAGCCGCCGGCGCCATGGCACTGGGGTGGGTGGAGCGCGTACTCATAGCGCCCGACTTCACTTTCAACTACATTGGTTTTGAGTGGATAAGGCCTTTGCCAGGCTATGGTATGTACATATGGTTTAGTGCGATGGCCCTTTGCGCGCTCGGTATCATGCTTGGCTACCGCTACCGAATCAGTGCCATAGGTTACTTCGTATTATGGACCGGCGTTTATTTGATGCAGAAGTCCAGCTACAATAATCACTATTACCTGATGGTGTTGCTTACAGGGTTTATGACCCTTATGCCGGCAAACCGCGTCTATTCGCTGGATGCAAAGCGTAACCCGGATATGAAGAGTAATACATGCCCCCGGTGGTGTCATTTCATCTTTATAGTACAGGTGGCTATTGTATATTTCTATGCAGCTGTGCATAAGCTATATCCTGATTGGCTACAGGCCATGCCTATGGAGATATGGTTTACCTCAAAGGCGAGATTGCCTACAGTAGGACCTATATATGCGGAGCGCTGGTTTCATTACTTTATTTCCTACGGCGGAATCCTGTTCGATGCCTCCATTGTGCCCCTGTTGCTTTACAGACGTACCAGGGTGTTAGGCTTTTGCCTGAGTCTGTTTTTCCATCTATTTAATTCAATCACCTTTGGTATCGGTATCTTTCCCTATATGGCCATCGCGCTCAATGTGTTTTTCTTTAATCCTGAAACCATCCGCAGGGTATTCTTTAAGAAAAAGGAGCCGGTATCTACCCACTCTGTCGCTATACCAAATTACAAGCCGGTGCTTGTGACGTTTTTAGCACTCTACTTTGTGCTACAGATATTTTTGCCCATTAGGCATGTGCTGTTTCCCGGATCAGTACACTGGACAGAAGAGGGGCACCGCCTGGCCTGGCAAATGATGCTCCGGACTAAATACGGAGTTATTCATTTTAAAGTTAATATGCCGAGTAATGGGAAAAGTGAGATAATAGACCCTAGGGAGTACCTCACAAATAAACAGGCAAGGAAACTGGCTACCCATCCGGATATGGTGTACCAGTTTGTACAGCACCTTAAGAAAGTATACCGTGAAAAGGGGTATGAAGAGATCGAGATATATGCCCTGAGTAAAGCCTCACTTAATGGCCGGCCCTTGCAGGAGTTTGTAGACTCAGAGGTGGACCTGGCCAAGATAGAGTGGAATACATTCGGGCATAGTGAATGGTTGAAGCCACTGGAAGAGTGA
- the leuS gene encoding leucine--tRNA ligase, translating to MADYHFREIEKKWQKTWAERNAYKADIDHNKPKYYVLDMFPYPSGAGLHVGHPLGYIASDIVARYKKLKGYNVLHPMGFDAFGLPAEQYAIQTGQHPAKTTYENLDRYKHQLNNIGFSFDWDKEVQTCDPDYYKWTQWIFMQLFDSWYDNKANKARPVSELTELFAAEGNSTVNAACDEDTPLFSAEEWTGFSEKEQADLLLKYRLTYLSEAVVNWCPALGTVLANDEVKDGVSERGGHPVERKKMLQWSMRITAYSQRLLDGLDTIDWPEPMKEIQRNWIGRSVGAEVDFSVEGSDRKIRVFTTRIDTIYGVTYLALAPESELVDELTADTHREEVQAYVAQAKNRSERDRMSDVKTVSGSFTGAYAIHPFSGENIPIWVADYVLGGYGTGAVMAVPAHDTRDYAFAKHFDLPIVEVVSGGNIEEEAFDGKEGTIVNSDFLNGLPVQAAIAKAIAYVEDNKIGKGKINYRQRDAVFGRQRYWGEPVPVFYVDGIPHLLPESSLPLTLPEIDRYLPTETGEPPLGRAENWKTDEGHPLELSTMPGWAGSSWYFFRYMDPRNNERFVGKQAQGYWENVDLYIGGAEHATGHLLYSRFWTMFLYDRGFVTVQEPFKKLINQGMIQGRSNFVYRVKDSNTFVSYNLTKDFDVVPMHADVSLVGENDVLDIQAFRQWRPDLADAEFVLEDGRYICGAEIEKMSKSKYNVINPDDMIDQYGADTLRMYEMFLGPLEDSKPWNTNGITGVSGFLRKFWNLFYKKREFSVTDDKPTADELKVLHKTLKKVEEDIERFSFNTTVSAFMICTNELAALKCRKRQILEPLVIALSPYAPHLAEELWQALGNSGSVLEATFPEWSEEHLKDDVHEYPISINGKMRTKIAFPVDMPKEEMEKEVLASEVVQKWTEGKPPKKVIIVPKKIVNVVV from the coding sequence ATGGCCGATTACCACTTTCGAGAGATAGAGAAAAAATGGCAGAAGACTTGGGCAGAACGTAATGCCTATAAAGCCGATATAGATCATAATAAGCCCAAATACTATGTGCTGGATATGTTTCCCTACCCCTCCGGCGCTGGGTTGCATGTGGGACACCCCCTGGGCTATATTGCTTCGGATATAGTAGCGCGCTATAAAAAGCTTAAGGGATATAATGTCCTGCACCCTATGGGCTTCGATGCGTTTGGCCTGCCGGCAGAACAATACGCTATCCAGACTGGCCAGCATCCTGCAAAAACCACCTATGAGAATCTGGACCGTTATAAGCATCAGCTAAATAATATAGGCTTCAGCTTCGATTGGGACAAAGAGGTGCAAACCTGTGATCCTGACTATTACAAATGGACTCAGTGGATATTCATGCAGCTGTTTGATAGCTGGTATGACAATAAGGCTAATAAGGCCCGACCGGTCAGTGAACTAACTGAGCTGTTTGCTGCAGAAGGAAATAGCACAGTGAATGCTGCCTGCGACGAAGACACCCCACTATTTAGTGCCGAAGAATGGACAGGCTTCAGTGAAAAAGAGCAAGCCGACCTGCTGTTGAAGTATCGTCTTACCTACCTGTCCGAAGCCGTGGTAAACTGGTGCCCTGCCCTGGGTACTGTACTGGCCAATGATGAGGTAAAGGACGGCGTAAGTGAACGCGGGGGGCACCCGGTAGAGCGTAAGAAAATGCTTCAGTGGAGCATGCGCATCACTGCATACAGTCAGCGCCTGCTTGACGGACTGGATACCATAGACTGGCCGGAACCAATGAAGGAAATTCAGCGGAACTGGATAGGCAGATCAGTAGGGGCAGAAGTAGACTTTAGTGTAGAAGGTAGCGACCGTAAGATTCGTGTTTTCACTACCCGAATAGACACTATCTACGGAGTTACTTACCTGGCCCTTGCCCCGGAGAGTGAATTGGTGGATGAACTAACTGCGGATACCCACCGTGAAGAGGTTCAAGCTTATGTAGCGCAGGCCAAGAACCGTTCCGAGCGTGATCGCATGAGTGATGTGAAAACGGTTTCCGGGTCATTTACAGGCGCATATGCCATTCACCCCTTTAGCGGAGAAAATATTCCTATCTGGGTGGCAGACTATGTTCTGGGTGGATATGGCACGGGGGCCGTAATGGCTGTACCGGCTCACGATACCCGTGACTACGCTTTTGCCAAGCACTTTGACCTGCCTATAGTGGAGGTAGTGAGCGGTGGAAACATTGAAGAAGAAGCCTTTGATGGTAAAGAGGGTACCATTGTAAACTCTGATTTCCTCAACGGCCTGCCGGTTCAGGCAGCCATAGCAAAAGCCATTGCCTATGTGGAAGACAATAAAATAGGTAAAGGAAAGATCAACTATCGTCAGCGGGATGCCGTATTTGGTCGCCAGCGGTATTGGGGTGAGCCAGTCCCGGTATTCTATGTAGATGGTATCCCTCATCTGTTGCCAGAATCTTCCTTGCCTCTTACCCTTCCGGAAATAGACCGGTATCTGCCAACAGAAACCGGTGAGCCTCCCCTGGGCCGGGCTGAAAACTGGAAAACGGATGAAGGCCATCCGCTGGAACTAAGTACGATGCCGGGCTGGGCCGGATCAAGCTGGTACTTTTTCAGATACATGGATCCGCGTAACAATGAGCGCTTCGTTGGAAAGCAGGCTCAAGGCTACTGGGAAAATGTAGACTTGTATATCGGAGGCGCAGAGCATGCCACAGGGCACTTGCTTTACTCACGTTTCTGGACCATGTTCCTGTACGACCGTGGATTTGTAACCGTACAAGAGCCATTCAAAAAGCTGATCAATCAGGGCATGATTCAGGGTCGGTCTAATTTTGTGTACAGGGTTAAGGACAGTAATACGTTTGTATCTTATAACCTCACCAAAGACTTCGATGTAGTGCCTATGCACGCAGACGTAAGCCTGGTGGGTGAGAATGACGTACTGGATATCCAGGCTTTCCGCCAGTGGCGTCCTGACCTGGCCGACGCGGAATTTGTACTTGAAGACGGCCGCTACATATGCGGAGCGGAAATCGAGAAGATGTCCAAGTCAAAGTATAATGTTATTAACCCTGATGACATGATCGATCAGTATGGCGCTGATACGCTCCGTATGTACGAGATGTTCCTTGGGCCACTGGAAGACAGCAAGCCCTGGAATACCAATGGCATCACCGGGGTCAGCGGCTTCCTGCGTAAATTCTGGAATCTCTTCTACAAGAAGCGTGAGTTCAGTGTAACAGACGATAAGCCGACTGCTGATGAACTGAAGGTGCTTCACAAAACCCTTAAAAAGGTAGAAGAGGACATAGAGCGCTTCTCATTCAATACGACGGTAAGTGCCTTTATGATTTGCACCAATGAACTGGCTGCTTTAAAGTGCCGTAAGCGCCAGATACTTGAGCCTCTGGTCATTGCACTATCCCCTTATGCACCGCACCTGGCAGAAGAGCTTTGGCAGGCACTGGGTAATAGTGGCTCAGTACTTGAGGCCACCTTCCCTGAGTGGAGCGAAGAACACCTGAAGGATGATGTGCATGAGTACCCTATCTCTATTAATGGCAAAATGAGGACGAAGATCGCCTTTCCTGTAGATATGCCTAAAGAAGAAATGGAGAAAGAAGTGCTGGCCTCGGAGGTGGTTCAAAAATGGACTGAAGGCAAGCCGCCTAAAAAAGTAATAATCGTTCCCAAGAAGATAGTGAACGTAGTCGTATAA
- a CDS encoding MmcQ/YjbR family DNA-binding protein: MDIESYREYCLSKPGVTESTPFGPDVLVFKVGGKMFSLTDIEQFESINLKCDPEEAVKLREEFPDAVMPGYHMSKKHWNTVHTRGQVPEHLLFKWTDDSYQLIVDSLPKKIREAL; encoded by the coding sequence GTGGATATAGAATCATACCGTGAGTACTGCCTCTCCAAGCCTGGTGTGACAGAAAGTACACCCTTCGGCCCGGATGTGCTCGTGTTCAAGGTAGGCGGCAAAATGTTTTCACTCACGGATATTGAGCAATTTGAAAGCATAAACCTTAAGTGTGACCCGGAAGAGGCTGTTAAGTTACGGGAAGAGTTTCCAGACGCTGTAATGCCCGGGTATCATATGAGCAAAAAGCACTGGAATACAGTGCATACCAGGGGGCAGGTCCCTGAACATCTGTTGTTTAAGTGGACAGATGATAGTTACCAGCTGATAGTCGACTCACTACCTAAGAAAATTCGCGAAGCGCTGTAA
- a CDS encoding DUF6728 family protein, with protein MESGKKDDVQKGAQNSVKDYFKIGDMFSYFFRVFKKTPEGQPKPNINLRMMHGINKISILMFLAGMIYMVIKHAF; from the coding sequence ATGGAATCAGGCAAAAAAGACGACGTTCAAAAAGGTGCTCAAAACTCTGTTAAAGACTATTTTAAGATAGGGGACATGTTCTCATATTTTTTCAGGGTTTTTAAAAAGACACCCGAAGGACAGCCTAAGCCAAATATTAACCTTCGGATGATGCATGGCATTAACAAGATCAGTATTCTCATGTTTTTGGCTGGGATGATCTATATGGTCATTAAACACGCCTTCTAA
- the tnpA gene encoding IS200/IS605 family transposase — protein sequence MSKYRKLSHSFYYCVYHVVWTPKYRHRILRDIVADTLENKIKTICEWKEVKVEELNIQPDHVHLVCSIPPKLSVSDFMGILKGKTAIMMFKNFKSLRRKPYWGNHFWSRGYFVSTVGIDEEKIKRYVKYQEKEDKKEDGDIDIPLFDN from the coding sequence ATGAGCAAGTATCGTAAGCTATCGCATAGCTTTTACTATTGTGTCTATCATGTAGTATGGACCCCGAAGTACCGCCACCGTATACTTCGTGATATTGTTGCAGATACGTTGGAGAATAAGATAAAGACGATATGTGAATGGAAGGAGGTCAAGGTAGAAGAGTTGAACATTCAGCCAGATCACGTTCATTTGGTATGTAGTATACCTCCGAAACTTAGTGTATCAGACTTCATGGGTATTCTCAAGGGTAAGACAGCGATCATGATGTTTAAGAACTTCAAGAGTCTTCGCAGAAAACCCTATTGGGGCAATCATTTTTGGTCACGAGGCTATTTTGTAAGTACGGTAGGCATAGATGAAGAAAAGATAAAGCGGTATGTTAAGTATCAGGAGAAGGAAGATAAGAAAGAGGATGGGGATATAGATATCCCGCTATTCGATAACTGA